A part of Denitratisoma oestradiolicum genomic DNA contains:
- the gyrB gene encoding DNA topoisomerase (ATP-hydrolyzing) subunit B gives MTEQTPAAHGGYDESSIQQLEGLEAVRKRPGMYIGDTSDGTGLHHMVFEVVDNAIDEALAGYCDDIVVTIHADNSISVTDNGRGIPVGVKMDDKHEPRRSAAEIVMCVLHAGGKFNQNSYKVSGGLHGVGVSCVNALSKWLRLTIRRDGKKHFIEFNQGHAIDRLIEVAGGVEVSPMKVLGETKNHGTEVHFMADEEIFGTIEFHYEIIAKRLRELSFLNNGVKIKLVDQRNGKEEDFAFSGGVKGFVEYINRSKSVLHPNVFYAEGTTLVTTGQVQNVEMTVEVAMQWNDSYQEQVLCFTNNIPQSDGGTHLTGLRAAMTRVINKYIEENEIAKKAKVEITGDDMREGLACVLSVKMPDPKFASQTKMKLVSGEARPAVEEVVAQKLTDYLQERPLDAKTICGKIVEASRAREAARKAREMTRRKGVLDGMGLPGKLADCQEKDPSLCELYLVEGDSAGGSAKQGRDRKFQAILPLKGKILNVEKARFDKLLSSQEIAILITALGCGIGKEEYKPEKLRYHRIIIMTDADVDGAHIRTLLLTFFYRQMPELVERGYIYIAQPPLYKIKHGKTELYIKDDAALSQHVLKLALDGAVLIPREGAAAIEGDALGELARSYLTSEAIVRRLTDFVDSQVLHAILAHDVPLSLDDEPSARRSAEGLAAHVADLVIAPHYDEKNERWQVRIERMRHGNRRVSNIDADFLLSGDYQQLKRTAQMIVGLMGPGGQMLRGEKSANVASFADAMKWLLNEVERGLSKQRYKGLGEMNPQQLWETTMDPAVRRLLKVQIDDAIAADEIFTTLMGDNVEPRRNFIESNALYAKNIDV, from the coding sequence ATGACCGAGCAGACCCCGGCCGCCCATGGCGGCTACGACGAATCCTCCATCCAGCAACTGGAAGGCCTGGAGGCCGTGCGCAAGCGTCCGGGCATGTACATCGGTGACACCTCCGACGGCACCGGCCTGCATCACATGGTCTTCGAGGTGGTGGACAACGCCATCGACGAGGCCCTGGCCGGCTATTGCGACGACATCGTCGTCACCATCCACGCTGATAACTCCATCTCCGTCACCGACAACGGCCGGGGCATTCCGGTGGGCGTCAAGATGGACGACAAGCACGAACCCAGGCGTTCCGCCGCCGAGATCGTGATGTGCGTACTCCATGCCGGCGGCAAGTTCAACCAGAATTCCTACAAGGTCTCCGGTGGCCTGCACGGCGTGGGTGTCTCCTGCGTCAATGCCCTGTCCAAGTGGCTGCGCCTGACCATCCGCCGCGATGGCAAAAAGCACTTCATCGAGTTCAACCAAGGCCATGCCATCGACCGTCTGATTGAAGTGGCAGGTGGCGTCGAAGTCAGCCCCATGAAGGTTCTCGGCGAAACCAAGAACCATGGAACCGAAGTGCATTTCATGGCTGACGAGGAAATCTTCGGCACCATCGAATTCCACTACGAAATCATCGCCAAACGTCTGCGGGAACTCTCCTTCCTCAACAACGGCGTCAAGATCAAGCTCGTTGATCAGCGCAACGGCAAGGAAGAGGACTTTGCCTTCTCCGGTGGCGTCAAGGGCTTCGTCGAATACATCAACCGCAGCAAGAGCGTGCTCCACCCCAACGTCTTCTACGCCGAAGGCACCACCCTGGTCACCACCGGACAGGTGCAGAACGTGGAGATGACGGTCGAAGTGGCCATGCAGTGGAATGACAGCTACCAGGAACAGGTGCTCTGCTTCACCAACAACATTCCCCAGTCCGACGGCGGCACCCACCTCACCGGCCTGCGGGCCGCCATGACGCGGGTGATCAACAAGTACATCGAAGAGAACGAAATCGCCAAGAAGGCCAAGGTGGAGATCACCGGCGACGACATGCGCGAAGGCCTGGCCTGCGTGCTCTCGGTGAAAATGCCCGATCCCAAGTTCGCCTCCCAGACCAAGATGAAGCTGGTCTCCGGCGAAGCCCGCCCGGCTGTGGAAGAAGTGGTAGCCCAGAAGCTGACCGACTACCTGCAGGAACGCCCCCTGGATGCCAAGACCATCTGCGGCAAGATCGTCGAAGCTTCCCGAGCCCGGGAAGCTGCCCGCAAGGCCCGGGAAATGACCCGCCGTAAGGGCGTGCTGGACGGCATGGGCCTGCCCGGCAAACTGGCCGACTGCCAGGAGAAGGACCCTTCCCTGTGCGAACTCTACCTAGTGGAGGGCGACTCCGCCGGCGGCTCCGCCAAGCAGGGCCGCGACCGCAAGTTCCAGGCGATCCTGCCCCTCAAGGGCAAGATCCTCAACGTCGAGAAGGCCCGCTTCGACAAGCTGCTCTCCAGCCAGGAAATCGCCATCCTGATCACCGCCCTCGGTTGCGGCATCGGCAAGGAGGAGTACAAACCGGAGAAGCTGCGCTACCACCGCATCATCATCATGACCGATGCCGACGTGGACGGTGCCCACATCCGCACCCTGCTGCTCACCTTCTTCTATCGCCAGATGCCCGAGCTGGTGGAGCGGGGCTATATCTACATCGCCCAACCGCCGCTGTACAAAATCAAGCACGGCAAGACCGAGCTCTACATCAAGGACGACGCCGCCCTCTCCCAACACGTGCTCAAGCTGGCTCTGGACGGCGCAGTGCTGATCCCCCGGGAAGGCGCCGCAGCCATCGAGGGCGACGCCCTGGGCGAACTGGCCCGCAGCTACCTCACCTCCGAAGCCATCGTTCGTCGCCTCACCGACTTTGTCGACAGCCAGGTGCTCCACGCCATCCTGGCCCACGACGTGCCCCTCAGCCTGGACGACGAGCCCTCCGCTCGCCGTAGCGCCGAAGGCCTTGCCGCCCACGTGGCCGATCTGGTCATCGCGCCCCATTACGACGAGAAGAACGAACGCTGGCAAGTGCGCATCGAGCGCATGCGCCACGGCAACCGGCGCGTCTCCAACATCGACGCCGACTTCCTGCTCTCCGGCGACTACCAGCAACTCAAGCGCACCGCCCAGATGATCGTCGGCCTGATGGGTCCCGGCGGCCAGATGCTGCGCGGCGAAAAGAGCGCCAACGTCGCCAGCTTCGCCGATGCCATGAAGTGGCTGCTCAACGAAGTCGAGCGCGGCCTCTCCAAGCAGCGCTACAAAGGCCTGGGTGAGATGAACCCCCAGCAGCTGTGGGAAACCACCATGGACCCCGCCGTGCGCCGCCTGCTCAAGGTGCAGATCGACGACGCCATCGCTGCCGATGAGATCTTTACGACTCTAATGGGCGACAACGTTGAGCCCCGGCGAAATTTCATCGAGAGCAATGCGCTTTATGCCAAAAACATCGATGTCTAG
- the dnaN gene encoding DNA polymerase III subunit beta: MLLFKGPRDQILSPLQSVCGIVEKRHTLPILSNVLMEKDGERLTLLATDIEIQIRTSTQAVGSESTALTVAARKLQDILRSLPESAEVSLSFEDRRLQLKAGKSRFNLQTLPAEDFPRMAAAEGEQTKLNLSQKQFKRLLALVQYAMAQQDIRYYLNGLLLVVNGNEMRVVATDGHRLAYASETLPDSHPRMEVILPRKTVLELSRQLADNDDPLDIVIAPTQVQFRFGDIEFVSKLIDGKFPDYERVIPQGHNKCVPLSRELLLQSLQRAAILTNEKFRGVRLVLSNGSLKIISSNAEQEEAQEEIEIEYSGEALDVGFNVTYLLDVLNNLNVETIECRLADANSSALFVLPGNEHFKYVVMPMRI, from the coding sequence ATGCTTTTGTTTAAAGGACCACGAGATCAGATTTTGTCTCCCCTGCAATCGGTTTGCGGGATTGTCGAAAAACGGCACACCCTACCCATCCTTTCCAACGTGCTGATGGAAAAAGACGGCGAACGCCTGACGCTGCTCGCCACGGATATCGAAATCCAGATTCGCACCAGCACCCAAGCCGTGGGCTCGGAAAGCACCGCCCTCACCGTGGCAGCCCGCAAGCTGCAGGACATCCTGCGTTCCCTGCCGGAGAGCGCCGAGGTCAGCCTCAGCTTCGAGGATCGCCGTCTCCAGCTCAAGGCCGGCAAGAGCCGCTTCAACCTGCAGACCCTGCCCGCCGAGGATTTCCCCCGCATGGCAGCCGCCGAAGGTGAGCAGACCAAGCTCAATCTCTCCCAGAAGCAGTTCAAGCGTCTGCTGGCCCTGGTGCAGTACGCCATGGCCCAGCAGGACATCCGCTACTACCTGAACGGCCTGCTGCTGGTGGTCAATGGCAACGAAATGCGGGTGGTGGCCACCGATGGCCATCGCCTCGCCTATGCCAGCGAAACCCTGCCGGACAGCCATCCGCGCATGGAAGTGATCCTGCCCCGCAAGACCGTGCTGGAACTTTCCCGCCAGCTGGCCGACAACGACGACCCCCTGGACATCGTCATCGCCCCCACCCAGGTCCAGTTCCGTTTTGGCGACATCGAATTCGTTTCCAAGCTGATCGACGGCAAGTTCCCGGACTACGAGCGGGTCATTCCCCAGGGCCACAACAAGTGCGTGCCCCTTTCACGGGAACTGCTCCTGCAGTCCCTGCAACGGGCGGCCATCCTCACCAACGAAAAATTCCGCGGCGTGCGCCTGGTGCTGAGCAACGGCAGCCTGAAGATCATTTCCAGCAACGCCGAGCAGGAAGAGGCTCAGGAAGAAATCGAGATCGAATACTCCGGCGAGGCTCTGGACGTGGGTTTCAACGTCACCTACCTGCTGGACGTGCTGAACAACCTGAACGTGGAAACCATCGAATGCCGCCTGGCCGATGCCAATTCCAGCGCCCTTTTCGTGCTGCCCGGCAACGAGCACTTTAAATACGTCGTCATGCCCATGAGAATCTAG
- the dnaA gene encoding chromosomal replication initiator protein DnaA, with product MEFMSDFWTTCLNQFERELSAQQFNTWIKALRMEDDEASTGRLRLLAPNRFVLQWVRDRYLSQIETLGKEYFGEPVSVSLTIYDAPPIEAATQALAPLLLEPAHPAAGLSAYTTNSPLAHISDPAYDKTRLNPEFTFDTLVTGRANDLARAAAQQVAVNPGVSYNPLFVYGGVGLGKTHLIHAIGNAVIGVSPGSMVRYLHAEDFVSDVVRAYQNKSFDAFKRYYRTLDLLLIDDIQFFNGKNSTQEQFFYAFNALVEAKKQIVITCDTYPKDIQGLEDRLISRFDWGLTVQIEPPELEMRVAIIKKKAEASHIDVSDDVAFLIAKNLRSNVRELEGALNRVLAFARFHGRPITIDVAKEALKDVIGATNRQLTVELIQKTVADFYKIKVAEMYSQKRTRAIARPRQVAMWLCRELTAHSLPEIGDAFGGRDHTTVLHACRTIIDLRSRDPQLNNDLHVLLQTIKG from the coding sequence TTGGAATTCATGAGCGACTTCTGGACGACTTGTTTGAACCAGTTTGAACGGGAACTTTCCGCCCAGCAGTTCAACACCTGGATCAAGGCACTCCGGATGGAGGATGATGAGGCCTCTACGGGAAGGTTGCGTCTGCTTGCTCCCAACCGTTTCGTATTGCAATGGGTACGTGACCGCTATCTGAGCCAGATTGAAACCCTCGGCAAGGAATATTTCGGTGAACCTGTCAGCGTCAGTCTCACCATTTACGACGCTCCGCCGATCGAAGCCGCTACCCAGGCCCTTGCTCCACTGCTACTGGAGCCGGCCCACCCAGCGGCAGGATTGTCTGCCTATACCACCAACAGCCCCCTTGCCCACATTTCCGATCCGGCCTACGACAAAACCCGGCTCAACCCCGAATTCACCTTCGATACCCTTGTGACCGGCCGGGCCAACGATCTGGCCCGTGCTGCCGCCCAACAGGTGGCAGTCAATCCTGGTGTTTCCTACAACCCCCTATTCGTCTATGGCGGCGTAGGTCTGGGCAAGACCCACTTGATCCACGCCATCGGCAATGCCGTGATCGGTGTCAGCCCTGGCTCCATGGTGCGTTACCTGCACGCCGAGGATTTCGTTTCCGACGTGGTGCGGGCTTATCAAAACAAATCCTTCGACGCCTTCAAGCGTTACTACCGCACCCTGGACCTGTTGCTGATCGACGACATCCAGTTCTTCAATGGCAAGAACAGCACCCAGGAACAGTTCTTCTACGCATTCAACGCTCTGGTGGAAGCCAAGAAGCAGATCGTCATTACCTGCGACACCTACCCAAAGGACATCCAGGGCCTGGAAGACCGGCTGATCTCCCGCTTTGACTGGGGCCTGACCGTCCAGATCGAACCCCCGGAACTGGAAATGCGGGTCGCCATCATCAAGAAGAAGGCTGAAGCCTCCCATATCGACGTGAGCGACGACGTGGCCTTCCTGATCGCCAAAAACCTACGTTCCAACGTACGCGAACTGGAAGGCGCCCTGAACCGGGTACTGGCCTTTGCCCGCTTCCACGGCCGCCCCATCACCATTGACGTGGCCAAGGAGGCCCTCAAGGACGTCATCGGCGCCACCAACCGGCAACTGACCGTGGAATTGATTCAGAAGACCGTGGCGGACTTCTACAAGATCAAAGTGGCCGAGATGTACTCCCAAAAGCGCACCCGGGCCATTGCCCGGCCTCGTCAAGTAGCCATGTGGCTGTGCCGGGAACTCACCGCCCACAGCTTGCCGGAAATCGGCGACGCCTTCGGCGGCCGCGACCATACCACCGTACTCCATGCCTGCCGCACCATAATCGATTTGCGCAGCCGGGACCCCCAACTCAACAACGACCTGCACGTTCTATTGCAGACCATCAAGGGGTAA
- the rpmH gene encoding 50S ribosomal protein L34: MKRTYQPSVVRRKRTHGFLVRMRTRGGRAVIRARRAKGRHRLAV, encoded by the coding sequence ATGAAGCGTACTTACCAACCGTCCGTTGTGCGCCGCAAGCGTACTCATGGCTTCCTCGTTCGCATGCGTACCCGTGGTGGTCGTGCCGTGATCCGCGCCCGTCGCGCCAAGGGGCGTCATCGCCTGGCTGTTTAA
- the rnpA gene encoding ribonuclease P protein component: protein MRFRPVHRLRQAGEFGAVFAYRRVLRGTWFSLHYCANSQGSARLGLVVSKRNARRAVQRNAIRRVIRECFRGLRSELPCYDLIFRLTRSSPKGEPHRADWKNDVEILLARLPRNESR from the coding sequence ATGCGCTTCCGCCCCGTACACAGGTTGCGTCAGGCCGGTGAATTCGGGGCGGTGTTTGCGTACCGCCGCGTGTTGCGAGGCACTTGGTTCAGCCTGCATTACTGCGCCAATTCGCAGGGTTCGGCGCGGCTTGGCTTGGTGGTGTCGAAGCGCAATGCCCGTCGGGCGGTGCAGCGTAACGCCATCAGACGCGTGATTCGTGAATGTTTTCGCGGCTTGCGTTCAGAACTTCCCTGCTACGATCTGATTTTCCGCTTGACCCGTTCCAGCCCGAAAGGGGAACCGCATCGGGCCGACTGGAAGAACGACGTCGAGATTCTCCTGGCCCGCTTGCCCAGAAACGAATCCAGATGA
- the yidD gene encoding membrane protein insertion efficiency factor YidD, with translation MRNLLAVFLVGLIRVYQWGFSPFLGQNCRFHPTCSDYAVESLRRHGPIKGLYLTLRRIGCCHPWHPGGCDPVP, from the coding sequence ATGAGAAACTTGCTGGCGGTTTTTCTTGTGGGACTGATTCGTGTCTACCAATGGGGATTCAGCCCCTTCCTTGGGCAGAATTGCCGATTTCACCCTACCTGCTCCGATTACGCTGTGGAATCCCTGCGTCGGCATGGTCCGATCAAGGGGCTCTACTTGACGTTGCGGCGAATAGGGTGCTGCCATCCCTGGCACCCTGGTGGTTGTGACCCCGTCCCCTAG
- the yidC gene encoding membrane protein insertase YidC, with product MDNRRLILLLVFSFSILMLWDAWQKHTMPKPQVATVTNSGSAAVPAPTLSDATPAVVPGATMAASASTDVPRTVIRTDLLTAEISAQGGDLSRLELNKHLATGDTSKNFVLFESDGTHVYLGQGGLIGEGLPNHKTLWRLIPGSVELKEGQDSVQVSLEAPAGEGSVVKTYTFHRGSYLIDVAYEIRGNARADHAYFQTLRDGKLIEGAGGAMGVSTFTGPAVYTEEGKFQKVAFEDIAKGKHKHVTKAKDGWIAMVQHYFVSAWLPQESSEREFYTRKLGDDLYAAGVILPVADGKVQARLYAGPQEQAKLKQIAPGLELVVDYGWLTVIASPIFWMLELLHKVIGNWGWSIIALTVLIKLAFFPLSAASYKSMAKMKVVTPKLMRLKELYADDRARLNQEMMDLYKKEKINPLGGCLPILIQIPVFIALYWVLLGVVEMRNAPWLGWIVDLSTKDPYYVLPLIMGATMLIQTRLNPTPPDPMQAKVMMIMPVVFTGMFLFFPSGLVLYWIVNNVLSIAQQWQITRMIEGGEKKAA from the coding sequence ATGGATAACCGACGTCTGATCCTTCTACTGGTCTTCAGCTTTTCCATCCTGATGCTCTGGGATGCCTGGCAAAAACACACCATGCCCAAGCCGCAGGTGGCAACGGTGACCAATTCCGGGTCTGCGGCGGTGCCGGCGCCGACGCTTTCCGATGCGACTCCGGCGGTAGTTCCTGGCGCCACTATGGCAGCGTCGGCCAGTACGGATGTTCCCCGAACGGTGATTCGAACCGACCTGCTGACCGCCGAAATCTCGGCCCAAGGGGGGGATCTGAGCCGCCTGGAACTGAACAAGCATCTGGCCACCGGCGACACCAGCAAGAATTTCGTGCTGTTCGAGTCGGATGGAACCCATGTTTATCTGGGGCAGGGTGGGTTGATCGGTGAGGGACTGCCCAATCACAAGACACTCTGGCGCTTGATTCCTGGTTCGGTGGAGCTGAAGGAGGGTCAGGACAGTGTGCAGGTCAGCCTGGAGGCCCCAGCGGGCGAGGGCTCGGTGGTCAAGACCTATACCTTCCATCGGGGCAGTTACCTGATCGATGTGGCCTATGAGATCAGAGGCAATGCCCGCGCCGATCATGCCTATTTCCAGACCCTGCGTGACGGCAAGCTGATCGAGGGTGCGGGTGGCGCCATGGGGGTCAGTACCTTCACCGGCCCCGCGGTCTATACGGAGGAGGGAAAGTTCCAGAAGGTCGCTTTCGAGGATATCGCCAAGGGCAAGCACAAGCATGTGACCAAGGCCAAGGATGGCTGGATCGCCATGGTGCAGCATTACTTCGTCTCGGCCTGGCTGCCTCAGGAAAGCAGTGAGCGGGAGTTCTATACCCGCAAGCTGGGGGATGATCTCTACGCTGCCGGCGTGATCCTGCCGGTGGCCGATGGCAAGGTCCAGGCCCGACTCTATGCCGGGCCCCAGGAGCAGGCCAAGCTGAAGCAGATTGCCCCTGGTCTGGAACTGGTGGTGGACTACGGCTGGCTGACAGTGATCGCTTCGCCGATCTTCTGGATGCTGGAACTGCTGCACAAGGTGATAGGCAACTGGGGCTGGTCCATCATCGCCCTGACGGTGTTGATCAAGCTGGCCTTTTTCCCCCTCTCGGCCGCAAGCTACAAGTCCATGGCCAAGATGAAAGTGGTGACACCCAAGCTGATGCGGCTGAAGGAGCTGTATGCGGATGACCGGGCACGGCTGAATCAGGAAATGATGGATCTCTACAAGAAGGAAAAGATCAATCCCCTGGGCGGCTGCCTGCCGATCCTGATCCAGATTCCGGTATTCATTGCTCTTTACTGGGTGCTGCTGGGCGTGGTGGAAATGCGCAATGCCCCCTGGCTGGGCTGGATCGTGGACCTATCCACCAAGGACCCCTATTACGTGCTGCCCCTGATCATGGGCGCCACGATGCTGATCCAGACCAGGCTGAATCCGACGCCGCCGGATCCGATGCAGGCCAAGGTGATGATGATCATGCCCGTCGTGTTTACCGGTATGTTCCTGTTCTTTCCTTCGGGACTGGTGCTCTACTGGATCGTCAATAACGTGCTGTCCATCGCCCAGCAGTGGCAGATCACGCGGATGATCGAGGGCGGTGAAAAGAAAGCCGCCTAG
- the mnmE gene encoding tRNA uridine-5-carboxymethylaminomethyl(34) synthesis GTPase MnmE, whose product MKRKPPSDTIAAIATAPGRGGIGVVRVSGPDLAPFAEVLCGRRPEARRALLSSFRDEQGMAIDQGILLYFPAPHSFTGEDVLELQGHGGPLVMQLLLSRCLALGARVAEPGEFSRRAFLNDKLDLAQAEAVADLIEAGTAAAARSAMRSLSGEFSRAVHSQVERLIELRLLVEATLDFPDDEIDVIRDTDAAARLASLGADLAALRARARQGSLLRSGLHVVLAGLPNAGKSSLLNRLAGEERAIVTEVAGTTRDALRETIQIEGIPLHVIDTAGLRETEDVVERIGVERTWREIERADAVLHLVDARTGVTPADRVIAVRLPGGNRRLVLHNKCDLAHLPPARWEEGGQVHLRLSAKSGAGIDLLHDELLRMAGWQGHGEDVILARERHLEALAEAQLRLDAATGQLGRIELCAEELRLAQEALSRITGEFTPDDLLGAIFSRFCIGK is encoded by the coding sequence GTGAAAAGAAAGCCGCCTAGCGACACCATTGCCGCCATCGCCACGGCACCGGGGCGTGGCGGCATAGGCGTGGTCCGGGTCAGCGGCCCGGATCTGGCGCCTTTTGCCGAGGTGCTTTGCGGGCGCCGACCCGAGGCCCGACGGGCTCTCTTGAGCAGCTTCCGGGATGAGCAGGGCATGGCCATCGACCAGGGCATCCTGCTTTATTTTCCGGCGCCCCATTCTTTTACCGGCGAAGACGTACTGGAACTCCAGGGCCATGGCGGACCCCTGGTGATGCAATTGTTGCTCTCCCGCTGCCTGGCCCTGGGGGCCCGGGTTGCGGAGCCGGGGGAGTTCTCCCGTCGCGCCTTTCTCAATGACAAGCTGGACCTGGCCCAGGCCGAGGCCGTGGCGGACCTGATCGAGGCCGGTACGGCTGCCGCTGCCCGTTCCGCGATGCGTTCCCTGAGCGGGGAATTTTCCCGCGCTGTTCATTCCCAGGTGGAGCGGCTGATTGAATTGCGCCTGCTGGTGGAAGCGACCCTGGATTTTCCCGACGATGAGATCGACGTTATCCGGGACACCGATGCGGCGGCCCGGCTGGCATCCCTGGGCGCCGATCTGGCGGCCTTGCGGGCGCGGGCGCGGCAGGGCAGCCTGTTGCGCAGCGGGCTCCATGTGGTGCTGGCAGGGCTGCCCAACGCCGGCAAGTCTTCCTTGCTCAATCGTCTGGCGGGGGAGGAGCGGGCTATCGTCACCGAAGTGGCTGGCACCACCCGCGACGCCCTGCGTGAAACCATCCAGATCGAGGGTATTCCCCTGCACGTGATCGACACCGCCGGCCTGCGGGAGACCGAGGACGTGGTGGAGCGGATCGGTGTTGAACGGACTTGGCGCGAGATCGAACGGGCCGACGCGGTATTGCATCTGGTCGATGCGCGCACCGGGGTGACCCCGGCTGACCGTGTCATTGCGGTTCGGCTGCCCGGCGGTAACCGCCGCCTGGTGCTGCACAACAAATGCGACCTGGCCCATCTTCCGCCAGCCCGTTGGGAGGAGGGGGGGCAGGTGCATTTGCGCCTGTCGGCCAAGTCTGGTGCCGGCATCGACCTGTTGCATGACGAGTTGCTGCGCATGGCTGGCTGGCAGGGCCACGGCGAAGATGTGATCCTGGCCCGGGAGCGTCACCTGGAGGCCCTGGCCGAGGCCCAGTTGCGACTGGATGCGGCGACGGGTCAGTTGGGACGGATCGAGTTGTGCGCAGAAGAGTTGCGCCTGGCTCAGGAGGCCCTGTCCCGGATTACCGGAGAGTTCACTCCGGACGACCTGCTCGGAGCGATTTTCTCCCGGTTTTGTATTGGCAAATAG
- the mnmG gene encoding tRNA uridine-5-carboxymethylaminomethyl(34) synthesis enzyme MnmG codes for MLYPTRFDVIVVGGGHAGTEAALAAARAGANTLLLTHNIETLGQMSCNPSIGGIGKGHLVKEVDALGGAMAAATDEAGIQFRILNASKGPAVRATRAQADRLLYKQAIRSRLENQPGLTLFQQAVDDLTLEGDRVSGVVTQIGIRFEAAAVVLTAGTFLNGLVHVGLENFRAGRFGDPPSISLAQRLRELQLPVGRLKTGTPPRLDGRTIDFSVMEPQPGNDPVPVFSFLGSAAQHPRQVPCWITHTNARTHDIIRAGLDRSPMFTGVIEGVGPRYCPSIEDKIHRFAGKDSHQVFMEPEGLNTHEIYPQGVSTSLPFDVQLALVRSIRGLENVHILRPGYAIEYDYFDPRNLKASLETKSIAGLFFAGQINGTTGYEEAAAQGLLAGVNAARYCRELTPWCPRRDQAYLGVLADDLITRGVSEPYRMFTSRAEYRLSLREDNADLRLTEIGRELGLVDEVRWTAFCRKREAIAREVERLKATWVNPRLLPESEACRVLGKPMEREYRLFDLLRRPEVSYASLLTLPDAGVALEDAQVVEQVSIQAKYQGYIDRQQDEVEKALANETLALPVDLDYGEVRGLSIEVQQKLNQHRPETLGQASRIQGVTPAAISLLLVHLKRRLPREGAA; via the coding sequence ATGTTGTATCCCACCCGTTTTGATGTGATTGTTGTTGGCGGCGGCCATGCCGGCACCGAAGCTGCCCTGGCGGCGGCGCGGGCCGGGGCCAACACCTTGCTGCTGACGCACAACATCGAGACCCTTGGGCAGATGTCCTGCAATCCCTCCATTGGTGGTATCGGCAAGGGGCATCTGGTCAAGGAGGTGGATGCCCTGGGCGGCGCCATGGCGGCCGCCACTGACGAGGCTGGTATCCAGTTCCGCATTCTTAATGCCTCCAAAGGGCCGGCAGTGCGCGCCACTCGGGCCCAAGCCGACCGCCTGCTCTACAAACAGGCGATTCGCAGTCGCCTGGAGAATCAACCAGGGTTGACCTTGTTCCAGCAGGCGGTGGACGATCTCACCCTGGAAGGCGACCGAGTGAGCGGGGTGGTAACCCAGATCGGCATCCGTTTCGAGGCCGCTGCGGTGGTGCTGACCGCCGGTACCTTCCTTAATGGTCTGGTTCATGTGGGGCTGGAGAATTTCCGCGCCGGTCGCTTCGGTGATCCCCCTTCGATCTCCCTGGCCCAGCGCCTGCGGGAGTTGCAATTGCCGGTGGGCCGGCTCAAGACCGGCACGCCGCCGCGTCTGGATGGCCGTACCATCGATTTCTCGGTGATGGAACCTCAGCCTGGCAATGATCCGGTCCCGGTGTTTTCCTTCCTGGGCTCGGCCGCTCAGCATCCGCGCCAGGTGCCCTGCTGGATCACCCACACCAATGCCCGCACCCACGACATCATCCGCGCCGGGCTGGACCGTTCGCCGATGTTCACCGGGGTGATCGAGGGGGTCGGACCTCGCTATTGTCCCTCCATCGAGGACAAGATCCATCGCTTCGCCGGCAAGGACAGCCATCAGGTGTTCATGGAACCCGAGGGGCTGAACACCCATGAAATCTACCCTCAGGGCGTCTCCACCAGCCTGCCCTTCGATGTGCAGCTGGCCCTGGTACGCTCCATCCGGGGTCTGGAGAATGTTCATATCCTGCGCCCGGGCTACGCCATCGAATACGATTATTTCGATCCCCGCAACCTGAAGGCGTCCCTGGAAACCAAGTCCATCGCCGGGCTGTTCTTCGCCGGCCAGATCAACGGCACCACCGGCTATGAGGAGGCCGCCGCCCAGGGGCTGCTGGCTGGCGTCAATGCCGCCCGCTACTGCCGGGAGCTGACTCCCTGGTGCCCGCGCCGGGATCAGGCCTATCTGGGGGTGCTGGCCGACGATCTGATCACCCGGGGCGTCTCCGAGCCCTATCGGATGTTCACCAGCCGTGCCGAATATCGGCTCTCCCTGCGGGAGGATAACGCCGACCTGCGCCTGACCGAGATCGGCCGGGAACTGGGCCTGGTGGATGAGGTGCGCTGGACCGCCTTCTGCCGCAAGCGGGAAGCCATCGCCCGGGAGGTGGAGCGGCTCAAGGCCACCTGGGTCAATCCGCGCTTGCTGCCCGAAAGTGAGGCCTGCCGGGTGCTGGGCAAGCCCATGGAGCGGGAATATCGCCTGTTCGATCTGCTGCGCCGCCCCGAGGTCTCCTACGCCAGCCTGCTGACCCTGCCGGATGCCGGGGTGGCCCTGGAGGATGCCCAAGTGGTGGAACAGGTCAGCATCCAGGCCAAATACCAGGGCTATATCGATCGTCAGCAGGACGAGGTGGAAAAAGCCCTGGCCAATGAAACCCTGGCCCTGCCGGTGGATCTGGATTATGGGGAGGTGCGTGGCCTATCCATTGAGGTGCAGCAGAAGCTGAACCAGCACCGGCCGGAAACCCTGGGTCAGGCCTCCCGTATCCAGGGGGTGACGCCGGCGGCGATTTCCCTGCTGCTGGTTCACCTCAAGCGGCGCTTACCTCGGGAGGGTGCCGCTTGA